One window of Triticum dicoccoides isolate Atlit2015 ecotype Zavitan chromosome 5A, WEW_v2.0, whole genome shotgun sequence genomic DNA carries:
- the LOC119301921 gene encoding heat shock protein 90-5, chloroplastic-like, producing MAPALSRTLGPSSVAALRPSPSRGPPRAALAPQGRRPAGARGVRWEAGRGRLVGARCASAVAEKAAGEEEEAAGEEFEYQAEVSRLMDLIVHSLYSHKEVFLRELVSNASDALDKLRFLSVTDPSVLADGGDMEIRIKPDPDAGTITITDSGIGMTKDELKDCLGTIAQSGTSKFLKALKENKELGSDNGLIGQFGVGFYSAFLVAEKVVVSTKSPKTDKQYIWEAEANSSSYVIREETDPEKMLTRGTQITLFLREEDKYEFAEPTRIQGLVKNYSQFVSFPIFTWQEKSRTVEVEEEESKETEETAEGEKEKKKKTITEKYWDWELANETKPIWMRNPKEVEETEYNEFYKKAFNEFLDPLAHAHFTTEGEVEFRSVLYIPGMAPLSNEEIMNPKTKNIRLYVKRVFISDDFDGELFPRYLSFVKGVVDSNDLPLNVSREILQESRIVRIMRKRLVRKTFDMIQDIADKDSKEDYKKFWESFGKFMKLGCIEDSGNQKRLAPLLRFYSSKNETDLISLDQYVENMPETQKAIYYIATDSLQSAKTAPFLEKLLQKDIEVLYLIEPIDEVAIQNLQTYKEKKFVDISKEDLELGDEDEDKEETKQEYTLLCDWIKQQLGDKVAKVQISKRLSSSPCVLVSGKFGWSANMERLMKAQTLGDTSSLEFMRGRRIFEINPDHPIVKDLSAACKNEPESTEAKRAVELLYETALISSGYTPESPAELGGKIYEMMTIALGGRWGRSGTEEAETNADVDSSEGVVTEVVEPSEVRTENENDPWRD from the exons ATGGCGCCCGCGCTGAGCAGGACCCTGGGCCCGTCGTCGGTGGCGGCGCTGCGGCCGAGCCCGTCGCGGGGGCCGCCGCGGGCCGCGCTCGCGCCGCAGGGGAGGAGGCCCGCCGGCGCCAGAGGGGTCAGGTGGGAGGCCGGGAGGGGCCGGCTGGTCGGGGCGAGGtgcgcctccgccgtcgccgagaaggccgccggcgaggaggaggaggccgccggggagGAGTTCGAGTACCAGGCCGAG GTTAGCCGGTTGATGGATTTGATTGTTCACAGCCTCTACAGCCACAAGGAAGTGTTCCTTCGGGAGCTTGTAAG TAATGCGAGTGATGCTTTGGATAAGCTGAGATTTCTCAGTGTAACTGACCCATCCGTGCTGGCTGATGGTGGTGACATGGAAATAAGGATTAAACCTGACCCTGATGCTGGCACAATAACTATCAC TGATAGTGGCATTGGGATGACAAAGGATGAGCTCAAGGACTGCCTTGGAACTATTGCGCAAAGTGGTACCTCCAAATTTTTGAAGGCTCTGAAG GAGAACAAAGAGCTTGGCTCAGATAATGGACTTATTGGTCAATTTGGTGTTGGATTTTATTCGGCTTTTCTTGTTGCAGAGAAG GTTGTTGTGTCCACTAAGAGTCCCAAGACAGATAAGCAGTATATATGGGAAGCTGAGGCTAACAGTAGCTCATACGTTATCAGGGAAGAGACTGATCCTGAGAAAATGCTGACACGTGGAACACAGATTACTCTCTTTTTAAGA GAGGAGGATAAGTATGAATTTGCTGAACCTACGAGGATTCAAGGTCTAGTTAAGAACTATTCGCAGTTTGTTTCGTTCCCCATTTTTACATGGCAAGAGAAATCTAGAACAGTTGAG GTTGAAGAAGAGGAGTCAAAAGAAACTGAAGAGACAGCAGAG ggtgagaaggagaagaagaagaaaactatcACTGAGAAGTACTGGGATTGGGAATTAGCAAATGAAACGAAGCCAATATGG ATGAGAAATCCAAAGGAAGTTGAGGAAACCGAATACAATGAATTTTACAAGAAGGCATTCAATGAGTTTTTGGATCCTCTAGCTCATGCACACTTCACAACAGAG GGTGAGGTGGAATTTAGGAGTGTTCTCTACATCCCAGGAATGGCACCACTTAGCAACGAGGAGATAATGAACCCTAAGACCAAAAATATCAGGTTGTATGTCAAGAGGGTTTTCATTTCTGATGACTTTGATGGCGAGCTG TTCCCCAGGTACTTGAGCTTTGTCAAAGGTGTTGTTGACTCAAATGATCTCCCTCTGAATGTTTCTCGTGAGATTCTTCAAGAAAGTCGTATT GTCAGGATCATGCGCAAGAGACTTGTTAGGAAGACTTTTGATATGATTCAGGATATTGCTGACAAGGATAGCAAGGAG GACTACAAGAAATTTTGGGAGAGCTTTGGCAAATTTATGAAACTTGGTTGCATTGAGGACTCTGGAAATCAGAAGCGCCTTGCTCCTTTGCTGCGGTTTTATTCCTCGAAAAATGAAACGGATTTGATAAGTCTGGACCAGTATGTGGAGAATATGCCCGAGACCCAGAAGGCAATCTATTATATTGCTACAGATAGTCTTCAGAGTGCAAAGACTGCTCCTTTCTTGGAAAAGCTGCTTCAGAAAGATATTGAA GTTCTATACCTTATCGAGCCGATTGATGAGGTAGCTATTCAGAATCTGCAGACGTACAAAGAGAAAAAGTTTGTTGATATCAGCAAGGAAGACCTAGAATTGG GCGATGAGGATGAGGACAAGGAAGAAACCAAGCAGGAATACACTCTTCTTTGTGACTGGATAAAGCAGCAGCTGGGTGACAAAGTTGCCAAGGTCCAAATTTCGAAGCGACTCAGCTCTTCACCATGTGTTCTTGTATCTGGCAAGTTTGGTTGGTCGGCTAACATGGAAAG GCTTATGAAAGCACAAACGCTTGGTGACACATCAAGCTTGGAGTTCATGAGAGGAAGAAGAATTTTTGAAATCAATCCCGACCACCCTATTGTCAAGGACTTGAGT GCTGCTTGCAAGAACGAGCCTGAGAGCACCGAAGCCAAGAGGGCAGTTGAGTTGCTGTACGAGACTGCCCTGATCTCCAGTGGATACACT CCTGAGAGTCCAGCGGAGTTGGGGGGCAAGATCTACGAGATGATGACCATCGCCCTTGGCGGGAGATGGGGTCGATCCGGCACCGAGGAGGCTGAGACCAATGCCGACGTCGACTCTTCTGAAGGTGTTGTCACGGAGGTCGTTGAGCCATCCGAAGTCAGGACTGAGAATGAGAATGACCCATGGAGAGATTAG